One Silene latifolia isolate original U9 population chromosome 4, ASM4854445v1, whole genome shotgun sequence DNA segment encodes these proteins:
- the LOC141651864 gene encoding uncharacterized protein LOC141651864 codes for MKKPNLSDDERHRIVCLLFESCQKGKPEHGKMQEVAAKFNVTRKCIFNIWTKAKKQRQDEIPINVRSKIAGKKGKERLPCPINVIMALDVSRRTPLKRLGKAIGHSPSTCHRWVKEGIIKTHTNAIKPALTQDNKHLRLHFVMGKIVFDRLLRCIKFFDMGTIVHIDEKWFYMTKPTSRYYIGSTEPAPYRACKSKRYITKVMFMCAVSKPTYKENGEVEFDGKLGIWPFTFEEPAKRNSKNRVAGTIVTKPIESITKKETKDCILNLVISAIKHKWPATASKEISIQQDNAKPHINGNDKDFLEAARSDGFNIKLTQQPANSPDLNILDLGFFRSIK; via the coding sequence ATGAAGAAACCTAATCTAAGTGATGATGAGAGGCATAGAATTGTTTGCCTCTTGTTTGAGAGTTGCCAAAAAGGAAAGCCGGAACATGGGAAGATGCAAGAGGTGGCTGCCAAGTTTAATGTAACCAGGAAATGCATCTTCAATATCTGGACAAAGGCAAAAAAACAGAGGCAAGATGAAATTCCTATCAATGTAAGGAGCAAAATTGCAGGCAAGAAGGGTAAAGAACGATTACCTTGTCCAATTAATGTGATAATGGCACTTGATGTATCTAGAAGAACACCACTCAAGAGATTGGGAAAGGCAATAGGTCATTCACCTTCAACATGTCACCGGTGGGTTAAGGAAGGTATCATCAAAACTCATACAAATGCAATCAAACCAGCTCTTACCCAAGACAATAAGCATCTTAGGTTACATTTTGTCATGGGTAAAATAGTTTTTGATAGGCTATTAAGGTGTATCAAATTCTTTGATATGGGTACTATTGTGCACattgatgagaaatggttttatATGACCAAACCAACCTCAAGGTACTACATTGGCAGCACTGAACCAGCTCCATATAGAGCTTGTAAAAGCAAGAGGTACATTACTAAAGTAATGTTCATGTGTGCTGTTTCAAAGCCAACATACAAAGAAAATGGGGAGGTGGAATTCGATGGAAAGCTTGGTATATGGCCATTCACATTCGAAGAACCAGCAAAAAGAAACAGTAAAAATAGAGTGGCGGGTACAATTGTCACAAAACCAATAGAGTCAATCACCAAGAAAGAGACAAAAGATTGTATACTCAATTTGGTTATTTCAGCAATAAAACATAAGTGGCCAGCTACTGCATCAAAGGAGATAAGTATCCAACAAGATAATGCAAAGCCTCATATCAATGGAAATGATAAAGATTTCCTTGAAGCAGCAAGATCAGATGGATTTAACATCAAGTTAACACAACAGCCAGCCAATTCTCCAGACTTAAACATTTTAGACTTGGGTTTCTTTAGGTCTATTAAATAA